The sequence below is a genomic window from Mercenaria mercenaria strain notata chromosome 14, MADL_Memer_1, whole genome shotgun sequence.
TACCGGATGTTACAGAGTTCACCTACGGCCATCTGTTTGGAGACACCATCAGCTTCTGGACGCACAAACAATGCCGAAAACTAAACCAGCGACGAATATCAAGGTAACTGATGTATGTACAGAGGTGTGCCAAAAGCATTCAGACAAAGTAATTGAATACTTCTGCAATCCACACGAAATCTTAGGTTGTTCTGCATGCATTACAACAGAGCATCGTTCCTGTATTAAAGTCGATTATATTCCGGTTGTTGCTGCTACATTTGGCAAAAGTAAAGAGTTTAATAACCTCCATGAAAACCTTGAAAGTCTTTTAAGTTTAAACGAGAAGAACAAGTCAAACATAAGGAATAAATCAAAAGTTGTCGATATTCAAGCAGACAGAGCAAAGGTGCAAGTTACGGCTTTGAGGACGGAAGTTGATGCGTTATTTGATCGACTTGAAGAGAAAATTGACAGATCAATTGATGACGTCAGAAACAGAGACAAGAAAAAGATTGTCaagttatcaaataaatcagACGCAGTGTCAGCTAATCTTAAGGACCATATATCTGTAATAGAAACAAAAGTAAACGAAGGAAAAATATGCCAGCTCTTCATAGAAACAAAACGCATGGAAGAGTCGGAAAGAAAACTCCATGCAGAGGTGCAAACAATTGCCGAGGATAGCAATATACAGATTTTTCAATTTCAACCGGACCAAATGATTGTTGATATGATGGAAAAGCTTACAGTCATTGGCAAACTAAAAGTCCTGGACAAAAATGCAAAACGTCCACATTTTGAAGGCGAAATCAATGTTAAAGCAAAAACTGAAACGAAGAAATGTAATATAACAGGAATGTCAGTTTTATCTAAAAACCAACTCGTCGTTGCGGACTACATGAACGGATGTGTCAAACTTCTAAGCATTGTGAATAAAGATGTAATCTCCGTCTATAAGAAAGACGTTCTGGACGATTCTGATCCGTTCGATGTGACAAAAGTTAATGACGCACAGATCGCAGTTACCTATCCTTCTGCCTGGGAAATCAGGATACTGGACATACCAGACGGCGGAAATTTGAAGTCTGACAGGGAAATAAATGCGACAGGGGCATGTTATGGTATTGTTCGTAGCGGGGATAATCTGGTCGTGTCGTTCAACACTCCGCCTGAAGTCAAGATTCTTACTTTGGATGGAAAAGTTGTCAAGAAAATAACAGGACACTATAATTTCCCTGACTATGTAGCATTCAACCCGTATCGCAACACGATTTATATTTCAGATGTCTCTTTAGATACATTGACATGTGTCACAACGGAGGGAAAAAATGTAAGTTATGACAAACGTTTAGGAGGACCTTGTGGTGTCGCAGTTGACGCAAATGGTCAGGTGTTTGTTTGTTGTAGATCTAAAAACAGTGTTCTGCAGTTGCTTAAAGGCAGCAAGAGGCCACATGTACTATTGCACAATAGCTATGGAGTTAGATATCCCCAATGCATCACTATCAGTGAACAAAACACACTTTTTGTTGGACTGGCTGATGACAAAgtcaaaatgtttcaattataCTAGAAATATCAGATCAATGGAGAGCCCTTAAAAAGGGAAAATGCAAcatttcaaatttgttatttAGAGTCACGCGAAAACATAACATATTtgggaataaaatatgaaaacaaacgGTATAGCATTTAACTATTTTCAGTGTAAGAAAATGGCAGAAAGTTTGAACACAATGACGTCATCCATCTTTTCTTTAAGCTGGATACcacttttaattttcaaacaatgCCAAAATGCCTAGTTTATCATATTATAAATTGTTATGCACCTACATTAGGTTCTAAGACAAATATATAACATCACACATCATAGTCTGTGCCGAATTGTAACCCTGTGGAATGTATTcctagattaaaaaaaaatccgttttttgtttgtttgtttttttgaaagCTTATGTGTCACTTATTAAGTATTCCTCTATTTATGTTTTAAGCTATCAGTTAGACGAGAATCTTGAATTTCAGAATGTCTGCCATATTTTGATAagtatactgtatatatatattcaatctGGTCTTGAAACAAAACCTGTTTTTCTTGCTAAGACACGcaaatttttatttagtaatgGTAAGGGGTTGTGATTATAATGTTTATATGAAGGTTTAGTTAAGAATTGATTTTTATACacgaaaaatataattttcaaattcaaatttaggAAGAAAAATCTTCATTCTTCATACATGCGATCCTTGGTAAAATGGTTAAATACAGCCATTCTATGAAAGAAAcagtatatttattcaaatacaaTTTTAAGAGATTCCTCTTAAACATAGCGTTAgttattgaaagaaaatgtttttataaatatgaGTGACAGGGTGTAGTAAAAGCCCCTGCTGCAATGAAATACCTATTAGGATGAAACGAATGGGCACACAGCTATATTGCAAGACGACAGGTGATAAACTTAGGCCCTCTCTGATTTATTGTGTTCAAGACGTCGATTGCAAACATATCCAGTgtatctcttttcagtatagtttaatAATTATCTTACCTTGACGTAACAAAGTTTGGTATAAACTTAAATTATTACACCAAGTAAGACCATGAACACATTGTCTTGGCATGTGTCACCGTCAGTTTGTAAGTAAATACCTATGTTTCTCTTCTTTTTGTTTCATGCAAATCATCTATAGATACCatcatgtaaaatacaaaatgatacagTTAGTCTGTTGTGCGTCTGTAAGGGCTTGCCAACCATAGATATGGCAATAACATTATTAGACTTAAATAACTTAGTATGAGAATTAATCCCTAAAAATCTACTTGCTTTCCTTATTATGTTTACAAGTTTGGCATAACAATGTCTTGACATGTCGACTTACTGATGAGACAAAAGATGAATATGCTTGTAAAAAAATGCTGCAGGACAAAACAGAAATGCTATGACTTCCTTGACCTCTTGTGGGTCCAGGAAATGGTAAGCCACCCCATCAAAAAGATGTCTTTAGTATTGTGTGTGAAATTCCTGAAATAAGGAAAGTGTTAATATTCATGTATTGTCATTTCTAGTTAAAAATGACACT
It includes:
- the LOC123526685 gene encoding E3 ubiquitin-protein ligase TRIM71-like, giving the protein MEVSGRRKAGSEPVSKASDIEAENHCDPCKHDGRSVAAKGYCVDCKEYLCTGCYRVHLRPSVWRHHQLLDAQTMPKTKPATNIKVTDVCTEVCQKHSDKVIEYFCNPHEILGCSACITTEHRSCIKVDYIPVVAATFGKSKEFNNLHENLESLLSLNEKNKSNIRNKSKVVDIQADRAKVQVTALRTEVDALFDRLEEKIDRSIDDVRNRDKKKIVKLSNKSDAVSANLKDHISVIETKVNEGKICQLFIETKRMEESERKLHAEVQTIAEDSNIQIFQFQPDQMIVDMMEKLTVIGKLKVLDKNAKRPHFEGEINVKAKTETKKCNITGMSVLSKNQLVVADYMNGCVKLLSIVNKDVISVYKKDVLDDSDPFDVTKVNDAQIAVTYPSAWEIRILDIPDGGNLKSDREINATGACYGIVRSGDNLVVSFNTPPEVKILTLDGKVVKKITGHYNFPDYVAFNPYRNTIYISDVSLDTLTCVTTEGKNVSYDKRLGGPCGVAVDANGQVFVCCRSKNSVLQLLKGSKRPHVLLHNSYGVRYPQCITISEQNTLFVGLADDKVKMFQLY